One Luteibacter sp. 9135 DNA segment encodes these proteins:
- a CDS encoding argininosuccinate lyase has product MTQPLWQKSGIQVDAKIMRFLAGNDVVLDREFFLHDITASKAHVEGLANIRVVSHDERDALLRELDTLAADFSAGTFVLDDRFEDGHSAIEARLTERLGDAGRRVHTGRSRNDQVLVATRLWLKEKLSTLEALCRRIAEVCLERAAGDALPMPGYTHIQRAVVSSTGMWFAAFAEAFIDNTLRAKQALALIDANPLGTAAGYGVNVPLDRAHTTAALGFARMQVSPIYAQLSRGKFEMAALDAVGTALLDTRRLAWDLSLFTTAEFDFVALPPEYTTGSSIMPNKRNPDVVELLRASYASVAAARTEIEQLLSLPSGYQRDLQFSKGSLFHGFSMGLGALDLLPDMLARFEWKADKMRAAIEPAMYATDVAIEQAVAGVPFRDAYRAAAETAASAGDGRTPESSLAARTSPGAGHYLMLTTLHQRLATLGSRPRDSSP; this is encoded by the coding sequence ATGACCCAGCCGCTCTGGCAGAAATCCGGCATCCAGGTGGACGCGAAGATCATGCGTTTCCTCGCCGGCAACGACGTGGTGCTCGATCGCGAGTTCTTCCTGCACGACATTACCGCGAGCAAGGCGCACGTCGAGGGCTTGGCCAATATCCGCGTGGTGTCGCACGACGAGCGCGATGCCCTGCTGCGTGAACTGGACACGCTGGCGGCCGACTTCTCGGCCGGCACGTTCGTGCTCGACGACCGTTTCGAGGATGGTCATTCTGCCATCGAGGCACGCCTGACCGAACGCCTGGGCGATGCCGGCCGCCGCGTGCATACGGGGCGCAGTCGCAACGACCAGGTGCTGGTGGCGACGCGCCTGTGGTTGAAAGAGAAACTCTCGACGCTGGAAGCGCTGTGCCGCCGTATCGCCGAGGTCTGCCTGGAGCGCGCAGCGGGCGATGCGCTGCCAATGCCCGGGTACACGCATATCCAACGGGCGGTGGTGTCTTCCACCGGTATGTGGTTCGCGGCGTTCGCCGAGGCGTTCATCGACAACACCCTGCGCGCGAAGCAGGCGCTGGCGCTGATCGACGCCAACCCACTGGGCACCGCTGCGGGGTATGGCGTCAACGTGCCGCTGGATCGCGCCCATACCACGGCAGCCCTCGGCTTCGCCCGCATGCAGGTCTCGCCGATCTACGCGCAACTCTCGCGCGGCAAGTTCGAGATGGCCGCGCTGGACGCGGTGGGCACGGCGTTGCTCGACACGCGCCGCTTGGCCTGGGACCTGTCGCTGTTCACCACGGCGGAGTTCGACTTCGTGGCGCTGCCGCCCGAGTACACCACGGGTTCGTCGATCATGCCGAACAAGCGCAACCCGGATGTCGTCGAACTGCTGCGCGCCAGCTATGCCAGCGTGGCCGCCGCGCGCACCGAGATCGAGCAGCTGCTGTCGCTGCCCTCGGGCTATCAGCGTGACCTGCAGTTCTCGAAGGGCTCGCTGTTCCACGGTTTCTCGATGGGCCTGGGCGCCCTCGACCTGCTGCCGGACATGCTGGCGCGTTTCGAGTGGAAAGCGGACAAGATGCGCGCCGCGATCGAGCCGGCGATGTACGCCACCGACGTCGCGATCGAGCAGGCCGTGGCGGGTGTGCCGTTCCGCGACGCGTACCGCGCCGCCGCCGAAACCGCCGCCTCGGCCGGCGACGGCCGCACGCCCGAATCCAGCCTCGCCGCCCGCACCTCCCCCGGCGCCGGCCACTACCTGATGCTGACCACCCTCCACCAAAGGCTCGCCACCCTGGGCTCGCGACCTCGCGACTCGTCACCCTGA